Part of the Candidatus Omnitrophota bacterium genome is shown below.
CAAAGTGCGAGGAGTGCTCGGAAACACTTTATAATAAAACTTTGGAAGAAAATTCCAGGGTTTGCCCCAAATGCAATTATCATTTTGGGTTAACTGCTTACCAGAGAGTGGATTTATTGCTGGATAAAGATACCTTTACGGAGTTTGACAAAGATATGATTTCCGTTGACCCGCTTGATTTTAAGGGGCCGAAAACCTATAAGGATAAATTAAAGCAGGATCAGGAGGCCACAGGTTTAAAGGATGCGGTGGTATCCGGTGAAGGTAAAATTAACGCAAGGGGCGCGGTTATTGCCGTGACCGATTCACGTTTTATTATGGGGTCAATGGGTTCAGTAGTTGGCGAAAAGATCACAAGGTCTGTCGAATATGCCACCAAAAATAAGCTTCCTATGATTATTGTTTCCGGTTCAGGCGGCGGGGCGCGGATGTATGAAGGGATGTATAGCCTTATGCAAATGGCTAAAACCTGCGCTGCTTTGTGTTACCATCGTAAAACAAAATTGCCGTATATTTC
Proteins encoded:
- the accD gene encoding acetyl-CoA carboxylase, carboxyltransferase subunit beta, with protein sequence MALFGKPKYTIVRLKKKEIPDGLWTKCEECSETLYNKTLEENSRVCPKCNYHFGLTAYQRVDLLLDKDTFTEFDKDMISVDPLDFKGPKTYKDKLKQDQEATGLKDAVVSGEGKINARGAVIAVTDSRFIMGSMGSVVGEKITRSVEYATKNKLPMIIVSGSGGGARMYEGMYSLMQMAKTCAALCYHRKTKLPYISVLTNPTMAGIMASFAGVGDIIMAEPNALIGFTGPRVIEQTIRQKLPIGFQRSEFLLDHGLIDMIVHRKNMKNTLSQLLNYFS